The following proteins are encoded in a genomic region of Bosea beijingensis:
- a CDS encoding NAD(P)/FAD-dependent oxidoreductase, which yields MPPVSESADVVICGGAAIGSSVAYHLAADPGFTGKVVVIEKDPTYRFSASALSAASIRQQFSSAVNIRISLFGVDFLRNIGQHLAVDGEVPAIDLHEGGYLYLASDAGAPILEANQKLQAAEGADIALYDPATLKQRFPWLNTEDLVCGTFGVSGEGWFDGWALLQAFRKKARSLGVEYRQGEVAGYVTEGGRVTAVELADGSRIACGAVVNASGTHGAKLAATAGIAIPVKSMKRYVFSFTCKGDVDGCPLLIDTTGAWCRQEGKRTAEGQLFIGSCSPLTPEQDVEWIETDPAAEDVDWGFFEEVVWPSLATRIPAFEQIKPGRAWAGPYDMCGLDHNAIIGPAVGLPNLYLANGFSGHGLQQAPAVGRGLAEHIAHGRYRSLDLADLGHERIVAGRPLKEANVI from the coding sequence ATGCCGCCCGTCTCCGAAAGCGCCGATGTCGTGATCTGTGGGGGTGCCGCGATCGGCTCCTCCGTCGCCTATCATCTCGCCGCCGATCCCGGCTTCACGGGCAAGGTCGTGGTGATCGAGAAGGATCCGACCTACCGCTTCTCGGCATCTGCGCTCTCGGCCGCCTCGATCCGCCAGCAATTCTCCAGCGCGGTGAACATCCGCATCTCGCTCTTCGGCGTCGATTTCCTGCGCAATATCGGCCAGCATCTCGCGGTCGATGGCGAGGTTCCCGCGATCGACCTGCACGAAGGCGGCTATCTCTATCTCGCCAGTGATGCCGGCGCGCCGATCCTCGAAGCCAACCAGAAGCTCCAGGCCGCCGAGGGCGCCGATATCGCTCTCTACGATCCGGCCACGCTGAAGCAGCGCTTCCCCTGGCTCAACACCGAGGATCTCGTCTGCGGCACCTTCGGTGTCAGTGGCGAAGGCTGGTTCGACGGCTGGGCACTGCTTCAGGCCTTCCGCAAGAAGGCGCGCAGCCTCGGCGTCGAATACCGACAGGGCGAGGTCGCCGGCTATGTCACCGAAGGTGGCCGCGTCACCGCGGTTGAGCTCGCGGATGGCAGCCGCATCGCCTGCGGTGCCGTGGTCAATGCCAGCGGCACCCATGGTGCGAAGCTCGCCGCGACTGCCGGTATCGCGATCCCCGTGAAGTCGATGAAGCGCTATGTCTTCTCCTTCACCTGCAAGGGCGATGTCGACGGCTGCCCGCTCCTGATCGACACGACCGGCGCCTGGTGCCGGCAGGAGGGCAAGCGTACGGCGGAAGGCCAACTCTTCATCGGCAGCTGCTCGCCCCTGACGCCGGAGCAGGATGTCGAATGGATCGAGACCGATCCTGCCGCCGAGGATGTCGACTGGGGCTTCTTCGAGGAGGTGGTCTGGCCTTCGCTTGCGACCCGTATCCCGGCCTTCGAGCAGATCAAGCCCGGCCGCGCCTGGGCTGGCCCCTACGACATGTGCGGGCTCGACCATAACGCCATCATCGGCCCGGCGGTCGGCCTCCCCAATCTCTATCTCGCCAACGGCTTCTCCGGCCACGGCCTGCAGCAGGCGCCGGCGGTCGGGCGCGGGCTCGCCGAGCATATCGCGCATGGCCGCTATCGCTCGCTCGACCTTGCCGATCTCGGCCACGAGCGCATCGTTGCGGGCCGGCCGCTCAAGGAGGCCAACGTCATCTGA
- a CDS encoding aldehyde dehydrogenase family protein, with amino-acid sequence MATSLPKDTLALLKRLGVSESAYADAGLSARSPITGETVVTLRETSPAEAEAAIGRAQSAYLAWRKVPAPRRGEFVRLLGEELRAAKTDLGLLVTLEAGKVTSEGLGEVQEMIDICDFAVGLSRQLYGLTIATERPNHRMMETWHPIGVVGVISAFNFPVAVWCWNAALAFVCGDSVVWKPSEKTPLTALAVQAIVEKTMKRFGSEAPIGLSEVLVGGRELGDILVQDHRVPVVSATGSTRMGKEVGQKLAARFARAILELGGNNAAIVAPSADLDIALRGIAFAAMGTAGQRCTTLRRLIVHESVYDALVPKLAKVYGSVKIGDPREAGVLVGPLVDEAAYQGMQKALSEAKAEGGKVHGGEKVDVGSGGFYVRPALVEMPRQCGPVERETFAPILYVMKYKSIDEAISIQNAVGAGLSSSIFTLNMREAELFVSDEGSDCGIANVNIGPSGAEIGGAFGGEKETGGGREAGSDAWKAYMRRATNTLNYGTTLPLAQGVSFDVDA; translated from the coding sequence ATGGCCACATCCCTGCCGAAAGACACGCTCGCCCTGCTCAAGCGCCTCGGCGTCTCCGAGAGCGCTTATGCCGATGCCGGTCTCTCGGCCCGCTCGCCGATCACCGGCGAGACCGTCGTGACCCTGCGCGAGACCTCGCCGGCCGAGGCCGAGGCCGCGATCGGCCGGGCCCAGTCCGCCTATCTCGCCTGGCGCAAGGTGCCGGCGCCGCGCCGCGGCGAGTTCGTGCGCCTGCTCGGCGAGGAATTGCGCGCCGCCAAGACCGATCTCGGCCTGCTGGTGACGCTCGAAGCCGGCAAGGTCACCTCCGAGGGCCTCGGCGAGGTCCAGGAGATGATCGACATCTGCGACTTCGCCGTCGGCCTGTCGCGCCAGCTCTACGGCCTGACCATCGCGACCGAGCGCCCGAACCATCGTATGATGGAGACCTGGCATCCGATCGGCGTCGTGGGCGTGATCTCGGCGTTCAATTTCCCGGTCGCGGTCTGGTGCTGGAACGCGGCGCTCGCCTTCGTCTGCGGCGACAGCGTCGTCTGGAAGCCCTCCGAGAAGACCCCGCTGACCGCGCTCGCCGTGCAGGCGATCGTCGAGAAGACGATGAAGCGCTTTGGTTCGGAAGCTCCGATCGGCCTCTCCGAGGTCCTCGTCGGCGGCCGCGAGCTCGGCGACATCCTCGTGCAGGATCACCGCGTCCCGGTCGTCTCGGCCACCGGCTCGACCCGCATGGGCAAGGAAGTCGGCCAGAAGCTCGCCGCACGCTTCGCCCGCGCCATCCTGGAGCTCGGCGGCAACAATGCCGCGATCGTCGCTCCCTCGGCCGATCTCGACATCGCGTTGCGCGGCATCGCCTTCGCGGCGATGGGCACCGCCGGCCAGCGCTGCACCACTTTGCGCCGCCTGATCGTGCATGAAAGCGTCTATGACGCGCTCGTGCCGAAGCTCGCCAAGGTCTACGGCTCGGTGAAGATCGGCGATCCCCGCGAAGCCGGCGTGCTGGTCGGCCCGTTGGTCGACGAGGCCGCCTATCAGGGCATGCAGAAGGCGCTATCGGAGGCCAAGGCCGAGGGCGGCAAGGTCCATGGCGGCGAGAAGGTCGATGTCGGCTCGGGCGGCTTCTATGTCCGTCCGGCCCTGGTCGAGATGCCCAGGCAATGCGGCCCGGTCGAGCGCGAGACCTTCGCCCCGATCCTCTATGTGATGAAGTACAAGTCCATCGACGAGGCGATCTCGATCCAGAACGCCGTCGGCGCCGGCCTGTCCTCCTCGATCTTCACGCTGAACATGCGCGAGGCCGAACTCTTCGTCTCCGACGAGGGTTCGGATTGCGGCATCGCCAACGTCAATATCGGCCCCTCGGGCGCCGAGATCGGCGGCGCGTTCGGCGGCGAGAAGGAGACGGGCGGCGGCCGCGAAGCCGGCTCGGACGCCTGGAAGGCCTATATGCGCCGCGCCACCAACACGCTGAACTACGGCACCACCCTGCCGCTGGCGCAGGGCGTCAGCTTCGACGTGGATGCGTGA
- a CDS encoding LysR family transcriptional regulator: MDDALVPGRLSVPSLSALAAFEAAARHGSFTRAAEELNLTQGAVSRQVAHLEKVLGVSLFERVKKRVSLTAAGAAYANDIRDGLSRLAAATVSAMAFRGAAGVLNLATLPTFGTRWLIPRLPRFTEAHPGITINFTTRLVPFDFAREPVDAAVHFGAENWPGARLHRLMGEEVVPVAAPSLLARVGIAEAADMLRAPLLQQSTRPRAWANWLEQQGLAPERALMGPRFEQFAMIAQAAVAGLGLAIVPRFLVEEELRSGSLVIPIDRPVTGKEGYYLVYPEEKANLPTVIAFRDWLLGECAPAN; this comes from the coding sequence ATGGATGACGCCCTCGTTCCCGGCCGCCTTTCGGTGCCCTCGCTCTCCGCGCTCGCCGCCTTCGAGGCGGCGGCAAGGCATGGCAGCTTCACGCGGGCGGCGGAGGAGTTGAACCTCACGCAGGGCGCGGTCAGCCGGCAGGTCGCGCATCTCGAAAAGGTGCTCGGCGTCAGCCTGTTCGAGCGCGTCAAGAAGCGCGTCAGCCTGACCGCGGCCGGCGCTGCCTATGCCAACGATATTCGTGACGGTCTCTCCCGTCTCGCGGCGGCGACCGTCTCCGCCATGGCCTTTCGTGGTGCAGCCGGCGTGCTCAACCTCGCGACCTTGCCGACCTTCGGCACGCGCTGGCTGATCCCGCGCCTGCCGCGCTTCACCGAGGCGCATCCCGGCATCACCATCAACTTCACCACGCGGCTGGTGCCCTTCGATTTCGCCCGCGAGCCGGTCGATGCCGCCGTGCATTTCGGTGCGGAGAACTGGCCGGGTGCGCGGCTCCACCGCCTGATGGGGGAGGAGGTCGTGCCCGTCGCCGCGCCCTCGCTGCTGGCGCGCGTCGGCATCGCCGAGGCGGCCGACATGCTGCGCGCGCCCTTGCTGCAGCAATCGACGCGCCCGCGTGCCTGGGCGAACTGGCTGGAGCAGCAGGGACTGGCGCCGGAGCGGGCCTTGATGGGGCCGCGTTTCGAGCAGTTCGCCATGATCGCACAGGCGGCGGTCGCGGGCCTCGGCCTCGCGATCGTGCCGCGTTTCCTGGTCGAGGAGGAATTGCGCTCGGGTTCGCTGGTCATCCCGATCGACCGGCCGGTGACCGGCAAGGAGGGCTACTATCTCGTCTATCCGGAGGAGAAGGCCAATCTGCCGACCGTGATCGCCTTCCGCGACTGGCTGCTCGGGGAATGCGCGCCGGCGAATTAA